The following are encoded in a window of Carya illinoinensis cultivar Pawnee chromosome 15, C.illinoinensisPawnee_v1, whole genome shotgun sequence genomic DNA:
- the LOC122295533 gene encoding light-harvesting complex-like protein OHP2, chloroplastic: MSVTSSIPCIKIKIPTSSPSSSSSSFSFRFCSTKPHSVTIRSSQTEGPLRRPAAPSVREPSPPSPPLKPTPPSPPSSSTVAPPPKPAAVVTEGDKNVITLEFQRQKAKELQDYFKQKKLEDANQGPFFGFVGKNEISNGRWAMFGFAVGMLTEYATGSDFVDQVKILLSNFGIVDLE; the protein is encoded by the exons atgtCAGTGACATCCTCAATCCCAtgcatcaaaatcaaaatcccaACTTCCTCAccgtcctcctcctcctcttctttctcttttagaTTCTGTTCAACTAAGCCTCATTCAGTCACCATAAGGAGCTCCCAAACCGAAGGACCTCTAAGAAGACCTGCGGCTCCTTCTGTCAGAGAACCCTCTCCCCcttctcctcctctcaagccaACTCCTCCTTCTCCCCCTTCGTCTTCTACGGTGGCTCCGCCGCCGAAGCCGGCTGCGGTGGTTACTGAGGGTGATAAGAATGTGATAACTTTGGAGTTTCAGAGGCAGAAGGCTAAGGAGCTTCAGGATTACTTTAAGCAGAAGAAGCTTGAAGATGCAAATCAAGGTCCGTTCTTTGGGTTCGTTGGGAAGAATGAGATTTCCAACGGAAG ATGGGCGATGTTTGGTTTTGCTGTTGGGATGCTAACTGAGTATGCAACAGGCTCGGACTTTGTTGACCAAGTAAAGATCCTTCTCTCCAATTTCGGGATAGTTGATCTGGAATGA